A region from the Plasmodium chabaudi chabaudi strain AS genome assembly, chromosome: 2 genome encodes:
- a CDS encoding transcription initiation factor TFIIB, putative, protein MSSFYNKNLSLSPSNGKAYPARISGNNEAGNINRRLFRSFRSTKNDMCPDCKEKGIIICDTSEGTQICNGCGLVVESNILSEEQEWRNFSNDGQSKGNDRNRVGEVSDIWLENNLTSTTFIKSSKKLQHLNMMTQINKNDQTLLSAFNILKLICETFFLRSNVIERAKEITKELQDMEQLKNRINNLNMLAVVYLACREAGHIKSIKELITFDRSYKEKDLGKTINKLKKVLPSRAFVYNENISHLIYSLSNRLQLSTDLIEAIEYVVKKATTLITTSHRLNSLCGGSIHLIVELNTSEEKNVKLPHLSQIASVCGVTTNTLKTTFKELLAASEYILPKNYLKDNNTKLVILKHKYLHDDKKKRR, encoded by the exons ATGTcatcattttataataaaaatttgtctTTAAGTCCTTCAAATGGCAAAGCTTATCCAGCAAGAATAA GTGGAAATAATGAAGCTGGTAATATAAATCGAAGGTTGTTTCGTTCCTTTCGAAGTACCAAAAATGATATGTGCCCAGATTGTAAAGAAAaaggaataataatatgcgATACAAGTGAAGGGACACAAATATGTAATGGATGTGGTTTGGTTGTAGAAAGTAATATACTATCTGAAGAACAGGAATGGAGAAATTTTAGCAATGATGGTCAATCAAAAGGCAATGATAGAAATCGTGTTGGTGAAGTCAGTGATATATGGTTAGAGAATAATTTAACTAGTACCACTTTTATTAAATCaagtaaaaaattacaacaCCTTAACATGATgacacaaataaataagaatGATCAAACATTATTATCtgcttttaatattttaaaattaatttgtgaaacattttttttgaggAGCAATGTGATTGAGCGTGCTAAAGAGATAACAAAGGAGTTGCAG GACATGGAGCAGCTAAAGAATCGAATAAACAACCTGAACATGCTAGCTGTTGTTTATCTTGCTTGTAGAGAAGCGGGgcatataaaaagtatCAAGGAATTAATTACATTTGATAGATcttataaagaaaaagacttaggaaaaacaataaataaattaaaaaaagtattacCATCTCGAgcttttgtttataatgaGAATATATCACATTTAATCTATTCATTATCAAATAGGTTACAATTATCTACAGATTTGATAGAGGCTATAGAATATGTTGTAAAAAAGGCTACAACATTGATTACTACATCTCATAGATTAAATTCGTTATGTGGTGGTTCGATTCATTTAATTGTTGAATTAAATACAAGTGAAGAAAAGAATGTAAAATTACCACATCTATCACAAATTGCATCTGTTTGTGGTGTCACAACAAATACTCTTAAAACAACCTTTAAAGAATTGCTAGCTGCATCTGAATACATTTTaccaaaaaattatttgaaggataataatacaaaactTGTCATACtcaaacataaatatttacatgatgataaaaaaaagaggcGATAA
- a CDS encoding chromatin assembly factor 1 protein WD40 domain, putative → MNALKECKKRKSNALDEACLELSEGPNNEEITQEEVEDVETQFSNWKTNSGLLYDFVCRKELEWPSLSMDFGDYSEENIKDNVLNQIVCVGTHTSNNEPNYLYVCDVLFPLERLPQDKCVYKINESYEGFDFCPEKNKITIKSKIYHEGEVNRIRFLPLEKKHIVVTKAIDGNLHLFDINKHSIDDATSSDSRKMIPEISFIGNNSDGFGLEFNTLKKHALTCGNDGSINVYDYHDLSAKTLSPFYSVKYKSAINDISPTNDPNLILACADDGYILMYDLRIKATEPAQQVLGQQVPVNAISLNTFTGHFASGSDNGKIKVWDIKKFNEPAHIINAHKEAIIRLNFSPNDASILASASNNRFINVYDLNKIGEELDAIDLSDGPSELIFSHGGHTQPITDFNWNHHKKLKMFIGSTAEDNTLQFWQLKTELLDEEHTVSTSNTDVE, encoded by the coding sequence ATGAATGCCCTTAAAGAGTGcaagaaaagaaaatcgAATGCCTTAGACGAAGCTTGCTTAGAATTAAGTGAAGGTCCAAACAATGAAGAAATAACACAAGAAGAAGTCGAAGATGTTGAAACTCAATTTTCAAATTGGAAAACAAACAGTggattattatatgattttGTTTGTAGAAAGGAATTAGAATGGCCATCTTTATCAATGGATTTTGGTGATTATAGTGAAGAAAATATCAAAGATAATGTTTTAAATCAAATAGTATGTGTAGGAACCCATACATCTAATAATGAACccaattatttatatgtatgtgaTGTTTTATTCCCACTTGAACGATTACCACAAGATAAAtgtgtttataaaataaatgaaagcTATGAAGGTTTTGATTTCTGTccagaaaaaaataaaattacaattaaatcgaaaatatatcatgaAGGAGAAGTAAATAGAATCCGATTTTTAcctttagaaaaaaaacatattgtTGTTACTAAAGCAATCGATGGAAATCTACATCtatttgatataaataaacatagtATAGATGATGCCACAAGTAGTGATTCAAGAAAAATGATCCCAgaaatttcatttattggGAATAATTCAGATGGTTTTGGACTTGAGTTTAATACTTTGAAAAAACATGCATTAACTTGTGGTAATGATGGAAgtataaatgtatatgaCTATCATGATTTAAGTGCAAAAACATTGAGCCCATTCTATTcagtaaaatataaatcagCAATTAATGATATCTCTCCAACAAATGATcctaatttaatattagcATGTGCAGATGATGGATACATTTTAATGTATGATCTTAGAATTAAAGCAACAGAACCAGCTCAACAAGTTTTAGGTCAACAAGTTCCTGTTAATGCTATCTCTTTGAATACATTTACTGGACATTTTGCATCTGGAAGTGATaatggaaaaattaaagtatgggatattaaaaagttcAATGAACCTGCACATATCATTAATGCACACAAAGAAGCTATTATCAGATTAAACTTCTCTCCAAATGATGCTTCTATACTTGCATCTGCAAGTAATAATCGTTTTATTAACGTTTATGATCTAAATAAAATCGGTGAAGAGTTAGATGCAATAGATTTATCGGATGGTCCATCTGAACTTATCTTTTCTCATGGTGGTCATACACAACCTATAACAGATTTTAATTGGAATCAccacaaaaaattaaaaatgttcaTAGGTTCAACAGCAGAAGACAATACCTTACAATTCTGGCAATTAAAAACTGAATTACTTGATGAGGAACATACTGTTTCGACATCTAATACAGATGTAGAATAA
- a CDS encoding phosphatidylinositol-4-phosphate 5-kinase, putative codes for MKCGNVNVRNALECNLKKKIKEKTRLTDHEIVIIYKRFYSICPDGQLNYKEFEKSLGILGTIKDAYLYKCIFKAFDLNNDGYIDIYEFCVAINIMLKGSKRDKLKLSYRIILSGASVKLEGSKEAENGKEDKDDKNYSEHITYEDFERIILSIKDIKKQLLGAAEEIVISHVKYTFKSLSILCDDGKYRMDLKCYKRAMKCHEFLKFIGIHTKVADTFIKNNELIIKKKKQKQKKYKNDSGKKVLSHLKKSYSESTSTRLSLLRGTTSLFIKKKKQKKKKNYDKKLASLYSFQGKEDHNGSKISMFENKNNNISTNIDVNCNNAFKTHDALLSSNDASSYLHNISTKYNSTFQKKEHNNDTGLFECGLADKDGEKILNDINQAKPDGQIDEKVDKKVDKKRDKIGKDLKDLGKHITQNVGGPTDKMYSDLYKENEVENARNDEQGKREELKSYTHSNSEIPINTQSFVNNNYNNLFRNEKEEENKMGNDKGESKFVDLKSKIFDFEKKKENKKYIDMCNKYINKYKEYVKKVEEKEVCENVNNVDKTKAENSHEEKYYEQTSKWDYFDSIDSENNSSMYDNDKDEGIDMGSVASSVSSDSRVSDKGDGMELIESQGHKSDGYISQESNQREGNSSGKYLLEKYIQYKNFVNENEDVKVLINRTNKDIKNLELSQDILNKKFFIPGAKSQHFVINNNLTKDELLYHIRKILINVEECLKNDKDSKNENYDKIFFMFFYIFIYNNTNKEDVEPKIIEPKQMHSRDKRIKKYKSVLLAVSIIRYFLHTITISQKYYCSSYDSIDDYNNANNNNNRATNNASNSNNEINDILNQTSEVLGKYAKGKFQNKKIYINKSNYYNSSKKRKLSVSIRHKKKKKSPKLFAVYFGHERWDLVMNMMIGIRICAIKEFNIDNILNYYRHTDVIQLSTSSPDQKVLFKNYSPIIFKNIRKFFGIKSREYITSVGPEQVISNMVLGNLSTLSELLSEGKSGSLFYFTSNGKYIIKTVNKAIHKLSKKLLPRYYKYIQKNPDSLLTRLYGIHSIKYQNSASKTIKKIYFIVMNNFFSSAVEIHRRYDIKGSLIGRTVPPEKREDHTIALKDADIDELGDVINIGPEYKEKLLNILKSDANFLKENLLLDYSLLFGIHYKELSRDIVCWDKKKTNEVRHVYDEFGLCVAAKPFHQWDHGGMINIDNNRIFFFGIIDIFTKWNLKKKVEHTFRTIQKLDRKNISCIPPKAYAKRFVTFIEKHME; via the exons ATGAAATGTGGCAATGTAAATGTGCGAAACGCATTGGAAtgcaatttaaaaaaaaaaataaaggaaaaaacCAGATTAACGGATCACGaaattgtaataatatataaaagatttTATTCTATATGCCCAGATGGacaattaaattataaagagTTTGAAAAAAGTCTAGGAATTCTTGGAACGATTAAAGATGCGTAtctatataaatgtatttttaaagcTTTCGATTTAAACAATGATGGGTATATTGATATTTACGAATTTTGTGTAGccataaatattatgctAAAGGGAAGTAAGCGCGATAAGTTGAAATTGTCTTATCGAATAATTTTATCAGGCGCGTCAGTCAAATTGGAGGGTTCTAAAGAGGCTGAAAATGGCAAAGAAGATAAAGACGACAAGAATTACTCGGAGCATATAACTTATGAAGATTTCGAACGAATTATTCTAAGCAtcaaagatataaaaaaacaattgcTAGGAGCCGCAGAAGAAATAGTAATAAGTCATGTCaaatatacttttaaatCGTTAAGTATATTATGCGATGATGGTAAATATAGAATGGatttaaaatgttataaaagAGCAATGAAATGTCATgaatttttgaaatttaTTGGAATTCACACAAAAGTTGCAGatacttttataaaaaataatgaactgattataaaaaaaaaaaaacaaaaacaaaagaaatataaaaatgattcaggaaaaaaagtattaagtcatttaaaaaaatcttATTCTGAATCTACGAGTACAAGATTATCTCTTTTAAGGGGTACTACaagtttatttataaaaaaaaaaaaacagaaaaaaaaaaaaaattatgataagAAATTAGCTAGTCTATATTCCTTTCAAGGGAAAGAAGATCATAATGGAAGTAAAATAAGTATGttcgaaaataaaaataataatatatcaacAAACATAGATGTAAATTGTAATAACGCTTTTAAAACACATGACGCATTGTTAAGTTCAAATGATGCGAGCTCCTACTTGCATAACATATCGACAAAATACAATTCAACGTTTCAAAAAAAGGAGCATAATAATGATACTGGATTGTTTGAATGTGGATTAGCTGATAAGGATGGAgagaaaattttaaacgATATTAATCAAGCAAAACCGGATGGGCAAATAGATGAAAAGGTAGATAAAAAGGTAGATAAAAAACGTGATAAAATTGGGAAAGACTTAAAAGATTTAGGGAAGCATATTACACAAAATGTTGGTGGGCCAACAGATAAAATGTACTCCGAtctatataaagaaaacgAAGTGGAAAATGCTAGAAACGACGAACAAGGGAAGAGAGAGGAGTTGAAAAGTTACACGCATTCAAACAGCGAAATACCAATCAATACACAATCTTTTGTAAAtaacaattataataatttgtttcgaaatgaaaaagaagaagaaaacaaaatgggCAATGATAAAGGGGAATCTAAATTTGTCGATTTGAAATCGaaaatatttgattttgaaaagaaaaaagaaaataaaaaatatattgatatgtgtaataaatatataaataaatataaagaatatgtAAAGAAAgtagaagaaaaagaagtATGTGAAAATGTAAACAATGTTGATAAAACAAAAGCTGAAAATAGTcatgaagaaaaatattatgaacaaaCTAGCAAATGGGATTATTTTGATAGTATAGATtcagaaaataatagtagtatgtatgataatgataaagaTGAAGGTATTGACATGGGAAGTGTTGCCAGTAGTGTTAGTAGTGATAGTAGAGTAAGTGATAAGGGTGATGGAATGGAACTTATTGAAAGTCAAGGACATAAAAGCGATGGATATATATCTCAAGAAAGTAATCAAAGAGAAGGAAATAGTTCAGGGAAATATCTacttgaaaaatatatacaatataaaaattttgtaaatgaaaatgaagatgtaaaagttttaataaatagaacaaataaagatataaaaaatttagaatTAAGTCaagatattttaaataaaaaattttttattccagGTGCTAAATCACAACATTTtgtaattaataataatttgacAAAAGATGAActtttatatcatattagaaaaatattaataaatgtagAAGAATGTTTAAAGAATGATAAGGATAGTAAAAATGAGAATTATGAtaagatattttttatgtttttttatatttttatatataataatactaatAAAGAAGATGTAGAACCCAAAATTATAGAACCTAAACAGATGCATTCACGAGATAAacgtataaaaaaatataaaagtgtCTTACTAGCTGTTTCTATAAttcgatattttttacataccATCACAATTTcccaaaaatattattgttcGTCTTATGATTCCATTgatgattataataatgcgaataataataataatagagCTACAAATAATGCATCAAATTCAAacaatgaaataaatgatattttaaatcAAACTAGTGAGGTGTTAGGAAAATATGCTAAAGGCaaatttcaaaataaaaaaatatatattaataaatccaattattataattcttcaaaaaaaagaaaattatctGTATCAATAcgtcataaaaaaaagaaaaaatctCCAAAGCTTTTTGCAGTATATTTTGGTCATGAGAGATGGGATTTAGTTATGAATATGATGATAGGTATACGTATATGTGCGATAAAAGAATttaatattgataatatattaaattattatcgaCATACTGATGTTATACAATTATCTACTTCAAGTCCAGATCAAaaagttttatttaaaaattattcgccaattatatttaaaaatattcgaAAATTTTTCGGTATAAAATCTAgagaatatataacatcAGTAGGACCTGAACAAGTCATAAGTAATATGGTTTTAGGGAACCTTTCGACTCTCAGTGAGCTTTTGTCTGAGGGGAAAAGTGGTTCTCTCTTTTACTTCACCAGCAATGGGAAGTACATAATTAAAACG GTAAACAAGGCGATCCacaaattatcaaaaaaactGCTTCCACGGTACTACAAGTACATTCAGAAAAACCCAGACTCTCTTTTAACTCGTCTGTACGGAATTCACAGCATAAAATACCAGAACAGCGCATCAA aaacaataaaaaagatatactTCATTGTGATgaataactttttttcatctGCGGTTGAAATACATAGAAGATATGATATAAAGGGAAGTTTAATTGGGCGAACAGTACCTCCTGAAAAGAGGGAAGATCATACGATAGCATTGAAAGATGCTGATATTGATGAGTTAGGGgatgttataaatatagggcctgaatataaagaaaaattattaaacattttaaagTCCGatgcaaattttttaaaagaaaatttgcTTTTAGATTATTCTTTACTGTTTGGTATACATTATAAAGAACTGTCACGAGATATTGTATGTTgggacaaaaaaaaaacaaatgaagtTCGTCATGTATATGACGAGTTTGGATTGTGTGTAGCAGCCAAGCCATTTCACCAG TGGGACCATGGAGGCATGATCAATATCGACAATAATCggattttcttttttggaataattgatatttttacaaagtGGAA cttgaaaaaaaaagtggaGCATACCTTTAGAACGATACA aaaattgGATAGAAAGAATATTTCCTGCATTCCGCCAAAGGCGTATGCAA AACGGTTTGTAACGTTTATAGAAAAACATATGGAGTGA
- a CDS encoding bromodomain protein, putative gives METRRSLRTKKQDGDEKKSKLKGKEAKEAKDTKDTKDTKDTKEGKKDGPNVSSTTSGQKKSAPVKGKGNEKDDKKKSSEPVSKGINVNRKKVQEVETNKNKNATKSRIVLRRQTNNNDVVNLSECDEKGVELKNKNNNKTVDKPVKGNKVEDGDNTKLDVGTDSTYLNKNANNNVKENPTIINRSIKRRLSQLLDRLKKEKVFQCLNDASDYSEIFSESKEKKDIGKDGGIGKCIDTSVAQKTNVDIIHSKLHYEMYKDENEFNDDILLLFENSINIIESEKNKKEKINLYNMRKNALKHYQSEFYKLIISIRGTKEAKNILTSFNNYYEKDEKYFSKLFENIDDTKNDKRGSKVGEEISINNETDVTNNVNISENVKVKEKNSADLTKDDSNKNKKKSSVFRIKLKLDNIKIDELNSVETDRKASTYLTLEQREKESIHTDKVETKRETKHDGEHSQDDESGNNKNASSSFVTKKTVNNEINKQITNQWENLIKNNILKVLKNDSNSIYFKIPVLYDKNINDRIKEEYKIKIAKPMDYTTVTNNLTNGIYKEPNEVYNDIKLIFKNCLDFNPDISQNKYIIDAAKGSDEKFEELWNKWKDKIYDSYNDSRNKIFSMNNYIEYFKKKKIKKKKYATIYSIWMNYLINNKVDIVEFCKLRNIDIHKLNEKSIPPIYIDNVNLKNFKHMNKNNLFFFIFKEEYKNIYGNTPSNHFTKDGDDQKEQNNEYPDKGEDKLKWENGSKKIKISLKSNIIEKRKSFDEIKKTKYIYPKIFKTWKKRYSNVIYFGENIFDNYLENKKSCMIKCDDNTFVTSCFHFKNVLENLEDFISTPQVGGEAPKSDGQVEKVTNEVEKRADTGTTGELNGGVDLANAQHDKGNGERNKREFEEHGCLSISLKRKKSNEMHMPICSEFQADSDWADSDDEQGDEVQAFSNPMDGVKNDEVSEIASQMDERTLFNIDSANFYNFHGLFDNVPNLNKEMLIKNIKKEKTILISLNLNYSKIEDSSYSPVNNTYFYNYYFDNDFYFFIKSDYKLNMYIKIKRKYIYINNENYIEHLKIYLINKCKQNNQIKLYISNNSITKNGNNFVDFLKKCFTDLHTQNFSNNAMRIHDSANKVSELISRVQTYVKNIDALLKVDKDDETNITTITILRKKPKL, from the exons ATGGAAACGAGACGGAGTTTGAGAACGAAGAAGCAAGATGGCGACGAGAAAAAAAGCAAACTAAAAGGGAAAGAAGCGAAAGAAGCGAAAGATACGAAAGATACGAAAGATACGAAAGATACGAAAGAAGGGAAGAAGGACGGTCCCAATGTTAGTAGCACTACTTCGgggcaaaaaaaaagcgcGCCCGTAAAAGGGAAGGGTAATGAAAAGGATGATAAGAAAAAATCGAGCGAACCAGTTAGTAAAGGAATAAATGTGAATCGGAAAAAGGTACAAGAAGttgaaacaaataaaaacaaaaatgcaACAAAATCGAGAATCGTTTTAAGACgacaaacaaataataatgatgtaGTTAATCTTAGTGAATGTGATGAAAAAGGGgttgaattaaaaaataaaaataacaataaaacaGTTGACAAACCTGTTAAGGGTAACAAGGTTGAAGATGGTGATAATACCAAATTAGATGTAGGAACGGATagtacatatttaaataaaaatgcaaataataatgtaaaagAGAATCCaacaattataaatagAAGCATTAAACGACGATTATCACAACTTTTAGATCgattaaaaaaggaaaaggtATTTCAATGTTTGAATGATGCAAGTGATTATTCTGAAATATTTTCTGAGagtaaagaaaaaaaagatattgGAAAAGATGGAGGAATAGGAAAATGCATAGACACATCTGTAGcacaaaaaacaaatgtCGATATAATTCATAGTAAGTTACATTATGAAATGTATAAAGATGAAAACGAGTTtaatgatgatatattattattatttgagaattctataaatattatagaatctgaaaaaaacaaaaaagaaaaaataaatttatataatatgcgAAAAAATGCGTTAAAGCATTATCAATCggaattttataaattaataatttctaTACGAGGAACAAAAGAAgccaaaaatattttaacttcgttcaataattattatgaaaaagatgaaaagtatttttcaaaattgtttgaaaatattgatgatactaaaaatgataaaaggGGTTCAAAAGTCGGTGAAGAAATATCAATCAATAACGAAACAGATGTTACAAATAATGTAAACATTTCTGAAAATGTGAaagtaaaagaaaaaaatagtgcTGACCTTACTAAGGATGAttcaaacaaaaataaaaaaaaatcatcgGTTTTTcgaataaaattaaaattggataatataaaaatagatgAACTAAATAGTGTTGAAACGGATAGAAAAGCTTCTACATATTTGACTTTAGAACAGCGAGAAAAAGAATCGATACATACTGATAAAGTGGAAACGAAAAGAGAGACTAAGCACGATGGAGAGCATAGCCAAGATGACGAAAGtgggaataataaaaatgcaagCTCAAGTTttgtaacaaaaaaaacggtgaataacgaaataaataaacagaTAACAAATCAATGggaaaatttaataaagaataatatattaaaagtttTAAAGAATGATAGTAattctatttattttaaaataccagtgttatatgataaaaatataaatgatcgAATCAaagaagaatataaaataaaaatagcaaAGCCAATGGATTATACAACAGTTACTAATAATTTAACAAATGGAATTTATAAAGAACCTAATGAAGtttataatgatataaaacttatatttaaaaattgtttggACTTCAATCCAGATATatcacaaaataaatatattatagatGCAGCAAAAGGTAGTGATGAAAAATTTGAAGAATTATGGAATAAATGGAAagacaaaatatatgatagtTACAATGATTCacgtaataaaatatttagtatgaataattatattgaatattttaaaaaaaagaaaataaaaaaaaaaaaatatgctacTATATATTCTATATGGATGAACTATTTAATCAATAATAAAGTTGATATTGTtgaattttgtaaattaagaaatatagatatccataaattaaatgaaaaaagtatCCCACCAATTTATATAGATAAtgttaatttaaaaaattttaaacatatgaataaaaataatctgttcttctttatatttaaagaagaatataaaaatatttatggcAATACACCATCTAACCATTTTACGAAAGATGGGGATGATCAAAAAGAACAGAATAATGAATATCCAGATAAAGGGGAAGATAAATTGAAATGGGAAAATGgaagtaaaaaaatcaaaatatcTTTAAAGAGTAACATAATTGAGAAAAGAAAATCCTTtgatgaaattaaaaaaacaaaatatatatatcctaaaatttttaaaacatggaaaaaaagatatagcaatgttatttattttggtgaaaatatatttgataactatttagaaaataaaaaaagttgtaTGATCAAATGTGACGATAACACATTTGTGACAAGCTGctttcattttaaaaatgttttagaAAATCTGGAGGACTTCATAAGCACTCCACAGGTGGGTGGGGAGGCCCCGAAGTCTGATGGCCAGGTTGAAAAGGTAACTAACGAGGTAGAAAAACGGGCTGACACGGGAACCACTGGCGAACTGAACGGTGGTGTCGACCTGGCAAACGCCCAACATGACAAAGGGAATGGCGAGCGCAATAAGCGAGAGTTTGAAGAGCATGGTTGTTTATCCATAAGTTTGAAGCGAAAGAAAAGCAATGAAATGCATATGCCAATTTGTAGCGAATTTCAAGCAGATTCCGATTGGGCCGACAGTGACGATGAACAAGGTGACGAAGTCCAAGCATTTTCCAACCCAATGGATGGcgtaaaaaatgatgaagtAAGCGAAATTGCCAGCCAAATGGATGAGAGAACCCTGTTTAACATCGATAGTGCAAACttttacaattttcatGGACTATTTGATAATGTgccaaatttaaataaagaaatgcttataaaaaatataaaaaaagaaaaaacaattttaataagtttaaatttaaattatagcAAAATAGAAGATTCATCTTATTCTCCTGTTAATAATACCTACTTTTATAACTACTATTTTGAtaatgatttttatttttttataaaatcagattataaattaaatatgtacataaaaataaagagaaagtatatttatataaataacgaaaattatatagagcatttaaaaatatatttaataaataaatgcaaacaaaataatcaaattaaGTTATACATATCCAACAATTCGATAACTAAAAATGGCAACAATTTTGTagactttttaaaaaaatgctttACCGATTTGCACACGCAAAACTTTTCTAACAACGCGATGAGGATACACGATTCGGCGAACAAGGTCTCGGAGCTCATCTCCCGAGTCCAGACGTACGTCAAG AACATCGATGCGCTCCTAAAGGTTGACAAAGACGATGAAACAAACATAACAACGATCACGATTTTAAGGAAGAAACCCAAATTGtga
- a CDS encoding DNA-directed RNA polymerase II subunit RPB9, putative — MAEVNFCEECNNILYARSDKKNKKLIYVCRSCDYISNQQNENNNIVARINYNYNRKEDVYIHPETKNDPALGRVRDWICKQCGNTEAVFLQLPEKISYNPMALIYVCTNKNCQYWEKEIQHSNYDASNYNKKNGDLSNQFDEIDSKLYIKHENDQSMGDSNNKRWSARAGNKYPPIKSEVSDQNEEHEQVQLKQELFKIISSNQNAEEENAELGEASDSSVDEYF, encoded by the exons ATGGCTGAAGTTAACTTTTGTGAAgaatgtaataatattttgtatgcTAGGagtgacaaaaaaaataaaaaacttaTTTATGTTTGCCGAAGTTGTGATTATATTTCAAAtcaacaaaatgaaaacaataACATTGTAGCTCGTATTAACTACAACTACAACAGAAA GGAAGATGTTTACATCCATCCTGAAACCAAAAATGATCCCGCTCTTGGACGGGTTCGAGATTGGATATGCAAACAATGCGGTAACACAGAAGCAGTTTTTTTACAACTCCCCGAAAAAATCAGCTACAATCCAATGGCATTAATTTATGTAtgtacaaataaaaattgtcaaTATTGggaaaaagaaatacaaCATTCTAATTATGATGcttcaaattataataaaaaaaatggtgaTCTTTCAAATCAATTCGATGAAATCGATTCCAAACTATATATTAAACATGAAAATGATCAGTCAATGGGtgatagtaataataagaGATGGTCAGCCAGAGCaggaaataaatatccTCCTATCAAATCAGAAGTGTCTGATCAAAATGAAGAACATGAACAAGTTCAGTTAAAACAAGAACtgtttaaaattatatctaGTAATCAAAATGCAGAGGAAGAAAATGCAGAACTTGGTGAAGCTAGCGATAGTAGTGTCGacgaatatttttaa
- a CDS encoding FAD-linked sulfhydryl oxidase ERV1, putative has protein sequence MEIKKCYENSCNDRKKENHLENNKVGGVKKIYPPDRSEIGRAAWMILHTVSANYPNNPTEDEKKKHIDFFYSFSNLYPCHICKLDLLDILKKYKLTCANKIEFSTFIFNLHNMINEEIGKDIYVSDNIQNIIDKYKTVD, from the coding sequence atggaaataaaaaaatgttatgaaAATTCATGCAATgatagaaaaaaagaaaaccatttagaaaataataaagttggtggagtaaaaaaaatatacccTCCAGATCGAAGTGAAATAGGACGAGCCGCATGGATGATTCTACATACGGTCTCAGCTAACTATCCAAATAATCCAACagaagatgaaaaaaaaaaacatatagattttttttattctttttcaaaCTTATATCCTTGTcatatttgtaaattagATCTAttagatatattaaaaaaatacaaattaacatgtgcaaataaaattgaattttcaacatttatttttaatttgcataatatgataaatgaAGAGATAGGAAAGGATATTTATGTTTCGGACAACATTCAGAATATAATAGATAAGTACAAAACGGTAGATTAA